The Peribacillus simplex genome contains a region encoding:
- the menC gene encoding o-succinylbenzoate synthase, translated as MKITEVRLRHLNMDLVAPFTTSFGTFVDKEFILVEVKNGEGLSGWAESVAFSAPWYNEETIKTNWTMLEDFLIPLVLDKEIEHPRDVSDMFSHIRKNNMAKSAIEGAIWDLYAKENNIPLSMALGGRLEKIDVGISIGIQKTVPELLAKIEAGLKDGYKRIKMKIQPGWDVDVIREVRNRYPDVPIMADANSAYRLKDIELLKQLDQFDLMMIEQPLSSDDIVDHATLQAEIKTPICLDESIHSVEDARKALDLGSCKIINIKIGRVGGLTEAMKIHELCKERNVPVWCGGMLESGVGRAHNIALTTLDNFTMPGDTAASANYWHKDIIQPEVTVEDGVITVPKAAGIGYEVDYAAVDEFTSYSKRYTK; from the coding sequence ATGAAAATAACAGAAGTGCGTTTACGTCATTTAAATATGGATTTGGTAGCTCCCTTTACAACAAGCTTTGGAACGTTTGTGGATAAGGAGTTCATTCTTGTGGAAGTGAAAAATGGAGAGGGGCTTTCAGGTTGGGCTGAATCTGTGGCGTTTTCAGCACCTTGGTATAACGAAGAAACCATAAAAACCAATTGGACCATGCTGGAGGATTTCCTGATCCCGCTTGTATTGGATAAAGAAATTGAGCATCCTCGTGATGTATCGGATATGTTCTCGCATATTCGTAAGAATAATATGGCAAAATCGGCAATCGAGGGAGCCATCTGGGATTTATACGCAAAAGAAAATAATATCCCATTAAGTATGGCTTTAGGAGGGAGACTGGAAAAAATCGATGTTGGGATCAGTATCGGCATCCAAAAAACGGTACCTGAATTACTGGCGAAAATAGAAGCGGGATTGAAGGACGGGTATAAACGAATCAAAATGAAAATCCAACCAGGTTGGGATGTAGATGTGATCAGGGAAGTACGCAATCGATATCCCGATGTCCCGATCATGGCAGATGCAAACTCCGCTTACCGTCTGAAAGACATCGAATTACTGAAACAACTTGATCAATTTGATTTAATGATGATCGAGCAGCCTTTGTCATCAGATGATATTGTCGATCATGCCACACTACAAGCGGAAATCAAAACACCGATTTGCTTGGATGAAAGCATACATTCCGTCGAGGACGCAAGAAAAGCCCTTGATTTGGGAAGCTGCAAAATCATTAATATTAAGATCGGCAGGGTTGGCGGCTTAACGGAAGCAATGAAAATACATGAATTATGTAAAGAAAGGAATGTACCGGTTTGGTGCGGGGGCATGTTGGAATCTGGTGTGGGGCGTGCCCATAATATCGCATTGACAACACTTGATAACTTCACGATGCCTGGTGATACGGCAGCATCTGCGAATTATTGGCATAAAGACATCATCCAACCGGAGGTTACAGTGGAAGATGGGGTCATAACCGTTCCAAAGGCGGCAGGCATTGGTTATGAAGTCGATTACGCTGCGGTCGATGAATTCACTTCCTATAGCAAAAGATATACCAAATGA
- a CDS encoding GNAT family N-acetyltransferase — protein MTDELIIKSLSTLEDLQEVQRLEVLVWGMDCVPIHQTITAVKNGGLVLGGYINGQLVGFQYSFPGFKDGRAYLCSHMLAIHPAHQKKGYGRLLKLAQKEEALKKGYDLITWTYDPLESVNANLNIGKLKAVCSTYMDDCYGNMKDTLNEGLSTDRFMVEWNIRQEAKEETPLPDKAIHIVTTGMNDQGFPYIKDYHFETNAEVIAIPIPTDIQQIKKADLRLAIDWRLKTGELFKTLFAKGYVAAGIEREQGENIQNYLLKKQE, from the coding sequence ATGACTGATGAATTAATCATTAAATCCCTATCAACACTTGAGGATTTACAAGAAGTACAGCGACTGGAAGTTCTTGTATGGGGCATGGATTGCGTTCCCATCCATCAGACGATTACGGCTGTCAAAAACGGCGGGCTTGTTTTAGGCGGATACATCAATGGTCAGTTAGTCGGGTTTCAATACAGTTTCCCGGGATTCAAGGATGGAAGGGCATATCTTTGTTCACATATGTTAGCAATCCATCCTGCCCATCAAAAGAAGGGCTACGGCAGATTACTTAAACTTGCACAAAAAGAAGAAGCACTCAAAAAAGGTTACGACTTGATCACATGGACGTATGATCCATTGGAAAGCGTGAATGCAAACTTGAATATCGGTAAGCTAAAAGCTGTTTGCTCTACATATATGGATGATTGTTATGGAAATATGAAGGATACCCTCAATGAAGGATTGTCCACTGATCGATTCATGGTGGAATGGAATATACGGCAGGAAGCAAAGGAAGAGACTCCGCTTCCAGATAAAGCCATACACATCGTAACGACAGGAATGAATGACCAAGGCTTTCCTTACATCAAGGATTATCACTTTGAAACCAATGCAGAGGTGATCGCCATACCCATTCCGACGGATATTCAACAAATCAAAAAAGCTGATCTCCGCCTTGCGATTGATTGGCGGTTAAAAACCGGAGAATTATTCAAAACGCTTTTTGCCAAAGGATATGTTGCAGCCGGGATTGAACGGGAACAAGGTGAAAATATTCAAAACTATTTATTAAAAAAACAAGAATAA
- a CDS encoding MarR family winged helix-turn-helix transcriptional regulator, which translates to MENENLRGLFQLLTRRFGLLNKNCCSADGIEISLVQSHILYEINRQKGASIQQIAESLGTDITTFSRQIQSLIKLNLVTKTPDAEDRRISILSLTDEGVKINQTIDQQMNDYLNEIFKTMNEFEKESVVRSLTLLNDRMLKSSVCCTTPWG; encoded by the coding sequence ATGGAAAATGAAAACCTTAGAGGTCTCTTCCAACTCTTAACTAGACGTTTTGGATTATTGAATAAAAATTGTTGCAGCGCAGATGGAATTGAGATATCCCTTGTTCAAAGCCATATCCTGTATGAAATAAACCGACAAAAAGGCGCTTCCATCCAGCAAATTGCAGAATCCCTGGGAACGGATATTACGACGTTCAGCCGACAAATCCAATCCCTTATAAAATTGAATTTAGTCACTAAAACGCCTGATGCGGAAGATCGGAGAATTTCTATCCTTTCTCTGACCGATGAAGGCGTGAAAATCAATCAAACCATCGATCAGCAAATGAATGATTACTTAAATGAGATTTTCAAGACGATGAATGAGTTTGAAAAGGAATCCGTCGTGCGTTCTCTGACATTGCTTAATGATCGAATGTTGAAGTCTTCGGTATGTTGTACTACTCCTTGGGGGTAG
- a CDS encoding YkvI family membrane protein, whose product MKNSVNLAGAYIGIIIGAGFASGQEVLQFFTSFGIYSVLGILVATALFAFLGMQVTQLGSTLQTRSHKSIIDHICGRYIGRVVDIIITFFLFGVTVIMIAGSGTIFEEQFGIPSMVGAIVMTVLTIGTLLLNVNKIMSIISAVTPFLFVIMIIISGYSFFTSDLSFNQIISSSSKGTAATGNWMMGSLLYVSYNMTAGIAMLAVMGGTFKNKKEAGMGGILGGIGLGILLFLINLGMMSDLKGIEGSGMPTLQLANQISPWLGYILSIILLGMIYNTAVGMLYAFTARLVPAETKRFKISVIMVGILAFLASFVGFIKLVGTVYPVTGYLGFVIIGALIISWIRSKTKKEAVNTELVKF is encoded by the coding sequence ATGAAAAACAGTGTAAATCTTGCAGGTGCATATATCGGAATAATCATTGGAGCAGGTTTCGCTTCAGGACAAGAAGTATTGCAGTTCTTCACGAGTTTTGGAATCTACAGTGTATTGGGAATTTTGGTGGCAACTGCCTTATTCGCGTTTTTAGGCATGCAAGTTACTCAATTGGGGAGCACTCTCCAAACACGCTCCCATAAAAGCATCATCGATCATATTTGTGGCCGCTATATAGGCAGGGTGGTCGATATTATTATCACATTTTTCTTGTTTGGTGTTACAGTCATCATGATTGCCGGCTCCGGGACGATTTTTGAAGAACAATTCGGGATTCCAAGTATGGTTGGTGCAATCGTCATGACGGTGCTTACGATTGGCACGCTTTTACTTAATGTTAACAAAATAATGTCCATCATCAGTGCCGTAACACCGTTTTTATTTGTTATCATGATCATCATTTCAGGTTATTCATTTTTCACATCCGATCTAAGTTTCAATCAAATCATTTCATCTTCAAGTAAAGGAACGGCTGCAACCGGAAATTGGATGATGGGATCATTACTTTATGTTTCATATAATATGACTGCCGGAATTGCCATGCTAGCCGTAATGGGAGGGACCTTCAAGAATAAGAAAGAGGCTGGTATGGGAGGAATTCTAGGCGGTATCGGATTGGGGATCTTGCTATTCTTGATCAATTTGGGGATGATGTCCGACTTGAAGGGCATTGAAGGCTCAGGTATGCCTACCCTTCAATTAGCGAATCAGATTTCTCCATGGTTGGGATATATCCTGTCAATCATCCTTTTAGGAATGATTTATAATACCGCTGTCGGGATGCTGTATGCATTCACAGCCAGGTTGGTTCCTGCCGAAACGAAACGGTTTAAAATATCCGTGATCATGGTCGGGATCCTCGCTTTCCTTGCAAGTTTCGTTGGCTTTATTAAATTGGTTGGTACGGTATACCCAGTCACAGGATACTTAGGTTTTGTTATCATTGGAGCGCTCATCATTTCCTGGATCCGTTCAAAAACGAAAAAAGAGGCTGTGAATACGGAATTAGTGAAATTTTAA
- a CDS encoding SpoVR family protein, with the protein MNEAEQKALEYAISEITEIATGFGLDFYPMRYEICPSEIIYTFGAYGMPTRFSHWSFGKQFHKMKLQYDFGLSKIYELVINSDPCYAFLLDSNSLVQNKLIVAHVLAHCDFFKNNIRFNNTKRDMVESMSATAERIREYEILHGKKEVETFLDALLAIEEHIDPSLMRPKLAWTMEDEEEEEEIKPAATQYDDLWNLDNKDKPKKSNIKKRKKFPPRPEKDIMLFIEQYSRDLTDWQRDIMTMIREEMLYFWPQLETKIMNEGWASYWHQRIIRELDLSSGEAIEFAKLNAGVVQPSRTSINPYYLGLKVLEDIEERYDNPTEEMIKMGVKPGSGREKMFEVREIESDISFLRNYLTKDLVMREDMYLFQKQGKDYKIVDKAWENVRDQLVSMRVNGGFPYITVNDGDFMRNGELYLKHWYEDIELDLKYLEKVMPYIHQLWGRSVHMESVIEGKEVLFSYDGKGIHRKYL; encoded by the coding sequence ATGAATGAAGCGGAGCAAAAGGCTCTGGAATATGCCATTAGTGAAATTACAGAAATAGCAACTGGGTTCGGGTTGGATTTTTACCCGATGCGTTATGAAATTTGCCCTTCAGAAATCATTTATACATTTGGTGCCTATGGGATGCCGACACGTTTTTCTCATTGGAGCTTTGGGAAGCAATTTCATAAAATGAAGCTGCAGTACGACTTTGGTTTAAGTAAGATCTATGAACTGGTCATTAACTCTGATCCTTGTTACGCTTTTTTGCTGGACTCCAATTCACTTGTGCAAAATAAATTGATTGTTGCCCACGTTTTGGCGCATTGTGATTTCTTTAAAAATAATATCCGCTTCAATAATACGAAGAGAGATATGGTAGAAAGTATGTCGGCAACGGCAGAAAGAATCCGTGAATATGAAATCCTGCACGGCAAAAAGGAAGTGGAAACCTTCCTTGATGCACTTTTAGCCATTGAAGAACATATCGATCCGTCGCTGATGAGACCGAAACTTGCCTGGACGATGGAAGATGAGGAAGAAGAAGAGGAAATAAAACCGGCAGCCACACAATACGATGATTTATGGAACCTTGATAATAAGGATAAACCGAAGAAATCCAACATTAAAAAAAGAAAAAAATTCCCGCCAAGGCCTGAAAAGGATATTATGCTTTTCATAGAACAGTACAGCAGGGATTTAACCGATTGGCAACGGGATATCATGACGATGATCAGGGAAGAGATGCTGTATTTCTGGCCGCAGCTGGAAACGAAAATCATGAACGAAGGCTGGGCATCCTACTGGCATCAGCGCATAATCCGTGAATTGGATCTATCCTCAGGGGAAGCCATTGAATTCGCAAAACTGAACGCAGGTGTCGTTCAGCCATCACGCACCAGCATCAATCCATATTATCTTGGATTGAAAGTGCTTGAAGATATTGAAGAACGCTATGATAATCCAACCGAAGAAATGATCAAGATGGGCGTCAAGCCCGGATCTGGCCGGGAAAAGATGTTCGAAGTAAGGGAAATAGAATCGGATATTTCCTTTCTCCGTAATTATTTGACGAAAGATCTGGTCATGCGGGAGGATATGTATTTATTTCAAAAGCAGGGCAAGGATTATAAAATCGTCGATAAGGCATGGGAAAATGTTCGTGATCAACTCGTGAGTATGAGGGTTAACGGCGGTTTCCCCTATATCACGGTGAACGATGGGGACTTCATGCGAAATGGGGAACTTTATCTAAAACATTGGTATGAAGATATTGAACTGGATCTGAAATATCTCGAAAAAGTCATGCCATATATCCATCAGCTCTGGGGCCGCTCCGTTCATATGGAATCAGTCATAGAAGGAAAAGAAGTCCTGTTTTCCTATGATGGAAAAGGCATTCACCGGAAATATTTATAA
- a CDS encoding arsinothricin resistance N-acetyltransferase ArsN1 family A, protein MIIREAMETDIVSIKEIYNQGIEDRIATLETEVKDQTYIEEWFAKHIGRYKVIVAEQEGEIVGWASLNPYNRRDAYRGVADLSVYISRDHRGKRIGGLLLQSIEKLAKENDFNKIVLFTLPFNQIGQGLYNKRGYREVGVFKNQGMLDGEFVDVMAMEKLL, encoded by the coding sequence ATGATCATTCGTGAAGCGATGGAAACGGACATAGTTTCCATCAAAGAAATTTACAATCAAGGGATTGAGGATCGAATTGCCACGTTAGAAACGGAAGTAAAGGACCAAACTTACATTGAGGAATGGTTTGCCAAACACATCGGACGCTATAAGGTCATTGTCGCTGAGCAAGAAGGGGAGATTGTTGGATGGGCTTCTTTAAACCCATATAATAGGCGCGATGCTTATAGAGGGGTTGCGGATTTATCCGTCTATATCTCAAGAGATCATCGAGGAAAACGGATTGGCGGTTTATTGCTGCAATCCATCGAAAAGCTCGCAAAAGAAAATGACTTCAATAAAATTGTGTTATTCACTTTGCCCTTTAACCAGATTGGTCAAGGATTGTACAATAAACGGGGGTATCGCGAAGTAGGAGTGTTTAAGAACCAGGGAATGTTAGACGGGGAATTTGTCGATGTGATGGCTATGGAGAAATTACTTTAA